A genomic stretch from Leptotrichia sp. HSP-536 includes:
- a CDS encoding methionine ABC transporter permease, translating into MKFDWIKFLQFQNMLIPLWETIYMVFISTIIALIIGLPIGILLVTSDEKGVKPNKTIHKLLDMIIVNITRSIPFIILMVLLIPLSRLLVHKSYGSIAFIIPLSLGSAPFVARIIEGALKEVNEGLIEASKSMGATASEIIFKVMIPEAMPALVHGMTLTLISLIGYSAMAGSIGGGGLGNAAVIDGYQRSKPEIMWQATIVIIVLVQIIQFIGNSIVKILMNKRKRV; encoded by the coding sequence ATGAAATTTGACTGGATAAAATTTTTACAATTTCAAAATATGCTTATACCTCTTTGGGAAACAATTTATATGGTATTTATCTCTACAATTATAGCTTTAATTATCGGACTTCCAATAGGAATTTTACTTGTTACCTCCGATGAAAAAGGTGTAAAACCAAATAAAACTATACACAAATTACTGGATATGATTATTGTAAACATAACAAGATCTATTCCATTTATAATTCTGATGGTTTTATTAATACCGCTTTCAAGATTGCTTGTACACAAATCTTATGGAAGTATTGCATTTATAATTCCACTTTCATTGGGTTCAGCACCATTTGTGGCAAGAATTATTGAAGGAGCATTAAAAGAAGTGAATGAAGGACTAATTGAAGCTTCAAAATCAATGGGGGCTACTGCATCTGAAATTATTTTCAAAGTTATGATTCCTGAAGCAATGCCAGCGCTTGTTCACGGTATGACATTGACATTGATCAGTTTAATCGGCTATTCTGCGATGGCTGGTTCAATCGGTGGTGGCGGACTTGGAAATGCCGCTGTAATTGATGGTTATCAGAGATCAAAGCCTGAGATAATGTGGCAGGCTACAATTGTTATAATCGTACTGGTTCAAATTATACAGTTTATTGGAAACAGTATTGTGAAAATTTTGATGAATAAAAGAAAAAGAGTTTAG
- a CDS encoding amino acid ABC transporter ATP-binding protein, with protein sequence MIELKNLKKQYGDNVVLKNINLYVDRGEVVSIIGPSGSGKSTILRCIIDLESITLGEVLIEGNNLTNKNVDKKIKKEMLLKTGMVFQTFNLFPHMSVRNNIVKTLKVVKKIDVAEAENIAKNMLDLVGLSDKIDDFPNQLSGGQKQRVAIARALALQPDIMLFDEPTSALDPELVKEVLDIIRKLKEKKITMLIVSHEMNFVREISDRVIVMEKGEILETGTSSQIFENPLSQRVKEFLNTTINS encoded by the coding sequence ATAATTGAATTAAAAAATTTAAAAAAACAATATGGCGACAATGTAGTTTTAAAAAATATTAACTTGTATGTTGACAGAGGTGAGGTAGTTTCTATAATAGGACCTTCAGGAAGTGGAAAATCGACAATTTTACGATGTATAATTGACTTAGAGAGCATAACTTTGGGAGAAGTATTGATTGAAGGGAATAACTTGACAAATAAAAATGTTGATAAAAAAATAAAAAAAGAAATGTTATTAAAGACAGGAATGGTTTTTCAAACGTTTAATTTATTTCCACATATGTCGGTTAGAAATAACATAGTCAAAACATTGAAAGTTGTAAAAAAAATAGATGTAGCAGAAGCTGAAAATATTGCAAAAAATATGCTGGATTTAGTTGGATTATCAGACAAAATCGACGATTTTCCAAACCAGCTTTCAGGAGGACAGAAACAGCGGGTGGCAATAGCACGGGCCTTGGCATTACAGCCAGATATTATGCTTTTTGATGAGCCGACATCTGCACTTGATCCAGAACTTGTAAAGGAAGTATTAGATATAATTAGAAAATTAAAAGAGAAAAAAATTACAATGTTAATTGTGAGTCATGAAATGAATTTTGTCCGTGAAATTTCGGATAGAGTAATTGTTATGGAAAAAGGTGAAATACTGGAAACAGGAACTTCAAGCCAAATATTTGAAAATCCGTTGTCTCAACGGGTAAAGGAATTTTTAAATACAACGATAAATAGCTAA
- a CDS encoding MetQ/NlpA family ABC transporter substrate-binding protein, producing MKKILALLLATALFLVACGSKNESSSSDGNKGGTSGKTEKLIVGATPIPHAELLKLVKDDLKKEGIDLEVVEFNDYVQPNKALADKSIDANFFQHVPYMDDFGKKNNIQLSAVGNIHLEPMALYSKKIKNINDLKNGDTLIIPNDPTNGGRALILLDKAGVIKLKDNAKLDSTPADIAKNPKNIKIETLSNEQIAPRLGEVAGAIINSNFAIDAGVTKNEIILIEGKDSPYVNIVTVLKGNENDERVKKLVKALQSEKVKKYIEEKYEGRVIPAF from the coding sequence ATGAAAAAAATATTAGCATTATTACTAGCTACAGCATTATTTTTAGTAGCTTGTGGAAGTAAAAATGAAAGCAGTAGTTCAGATGGAAATAAAGGAGGAACTTCTGGAAAAACTGAAAAATTAATTGTGGGAGCGACACCTATTCCACATGCTGAATTATTAAAATTAGTAAAGGATGATTTGAAAAAGGAAGGAATTGATTTGGAAGTCGTTGAATTTAATGATTATGTTCAACCAAATAAAGCGCTTGCAGATAAAAGTATAGATGCAAATTTTTTCCAACACGTTCCATATATGGATGATTTTGGTAAAAAGAACAATATTCAATTATCAGCAGTTGGAAACATTCATTTAGAGCCAATGGCTTTGTATTCTAAAAAAATAAAAAATATTAATGACTTGAAAAATGGAGATACTTTAATTATTCCTAATGATCCAACAAATGGAGGACGTGCATTAATCTTACTTGATAAAGCTGGAGTTATAAAGTTAAAAGATAACGCAAAATTAGATTCTACACCAGCTGATATTGCTAAAAATCCAAAAAATATTAAAATTGAAACATTATCAAATGAACAAATTGCACCAAGATTAGGCGAAGTTGCAGGTGCTATTATAAATTCAAACTTTGCAATTGATGCAGGAGTAACAAAAAATGAAATTATCTTAATTGAAGGTAAAGATTCCCCTTATGTAAATATTGTTACTGTTTTAAAAGGCAATGAAAATGACGAAAGAGTTAAAAAATTAGTAAAAGCATTACAAAGTGAAAAGGTTAAAAAATATATTGAAGAAAAATATGAAGGTAGAGTAATTCCTGCATTTTAA
- the ligA gene encoding NAD-dependent DNA ligase LigA has protein sequence MNLFNQEKNTEIQEKYKKLRSEIEYHNNLYYNEDKPIISDIEYDKLMRELKDFEKNYPELLEEKDNEKNSPTQKIGGTASEKFSKVRHRTPMLSLSNTYNISEIEDFDKRVKKIIMSEIDENNDENLEYILELKLDGLSISLIYENGELVQAVTRGDGQVGEDVTENIREISSIPKKLKEPVSLEVRGEIILPISNFNRINQEREDDGEDVFANPRNAASGTIRQLDKTIVAERGLDCYLYYLVNAENYGINTHLESIEYIKNLEFQTTGVFEKYTDFTELEKSIDKWHDKRKTLNYETDGLVIKVNNFSLYETLGYTTKSPRWAIAYKFPAEQVKTKLLDVTFQVGRTGVITPVAELEAVNLSGSVVKRASLHNFDEIHRKNIKIGDNVIVEKAAEIIPQVVNVVFEDRTGNEIEITEPINCPVCNSELSHEEGLVALKCHNPLCPEKVKRQIAYFVSRDAMNISGLGDKIVEKFIELEKIKTVVDIYSLKNYREELENLEKMGKKSVDNLINNIEASKTRDFSKVLYALGIPFVGKFNANLLAKTFGNIENLKNQSIENLLAVKGIGEKVAVAVNTFLNDENNWKIITDLQNIGLQFVIDETNLEKIADNPIKDKNFLATGKLQKYKRNDIKDIILSKGGNYLSAVSKNLDFLIAGEKAGSKLEKAEKLGIRVLTEEDFEKEFLEI, from the coding sequence GTGAATTTATTTAATCAAGAAAAAAATACTGAAATTCAAGAAAAATATAAAAAATTAAGAAGTGAAATTGAATATCATAACAATCTTTATTATAATGAGGACAAGCCAATCATTTCAGATATAGAATACGATAAATTAATGCGTGAACTAAAAGATTTTGAGAAAAACTATCCAGAATTGCTAGAAGAAAAAGATAATGAAAAAAATTCTCCCACACAAAAAATTGGAGGAACTGCAAGTGAAAAATTTTCAAAAGTGCGGCATCGAACGCCAATGCTTAGTTTATCAAATACTTATAATATTTCTGAAATTGAAGATTTTGACAAAAGAGTGAAAAAAATTATTATGTCTGAAATTGATGAAAATAATGATGAAAATTTGGAATATATTTTGGAACTTAAATTGGATGGACTTAGCATAAGTTTGATTTATGAAAATGGTGAGCTTGTTCAGGCTGTTACACGTGGAGATGGGCAAGTTGGGGAAGATGTTACGGAAAATATTAGAGAAATTTCAAGTATTCCTAAAAAATTGAAAGAGCCAGTTTCATTGGAAGTACGTGGAGAAATTATTTTGCCAATATCCAATTTCAATCGGATAAATCAGGAGCGTGAAGATGATGGCGAAGATGTTTTTGCAAATCCAAGAAATGCAGCATCTGGAACAATTAGGCAGCTAGATAAAACAATTGTTGCAGAGCGAGGACTTGACTGTTATCTTTATTATTTGGTAAATGCTGAAAATTATGGGATAAATACTCATTTGGAAAGCATTGAATACATAAAAAATCTTGAGTTTCAAACTACAGGAGTATTTGAAAAATATACTGATTTCACAGAATTGGAAAAATCTATTGACAAATGGCACGATAAACGAAAAACACTCAATTATGAAACAGACGGCCTTGTAATAAAAGTAAATAATTTTTCACTTTACGAAACACTCGGCTATACAACCAAAAGCCCACGATGGGCAATCGCTTATAAATTTCCAGCTGAACAAGTAAAAACAAAATTATTAGATGTAACTTTTCAAGTTGGAAGAACTGGTGTAATTACTCCCGTTGCAGAACTTGAAGCTGTAAATTTATCGGGATCTGTTGTAAAAAGGGCGAGTTTGCATAACTTTGATGAAATTCATCGAAAAAATATAAAAATCGGGGATAATGTAATTGTTGAAAAAGCGGCTGAAATAATTCCACAAGTTGTAAATGTAGTTTTTGAGGATAGAACTGGAAATGAAATCGAGATTACTGAACCGATAAATTGTCCTGTCTGCAACAGTGAACTTTCCCACGAAGAAGGACTAGTCGCCTTAAAATGCCATAATCCGCTTTGTCCAGAAAAAGTGAAACGGCAGATTGCCTATTTTGTATCACGTGACGCAATGAATATTTCTGGGCTTGGTGACAAAATTGTTGAAAAATTTATTGAATTAGAAAAAATAAAAACGGTTGTTGACATATATTCATTAAAAAATTATCGTGAAGAACTGGAAAACTTAGAAAAAATGGGGAAAAAAAGTGTAGATAATTTGATAAATAATATTGAAGCAAGTAAAACTCGAGATTTTTCAAAAGTTCTTTATGCACTGGGAATTCCTTTTGTCGGAAAATTTAATGCAAACCTTTTAGCAAAAACTTTTGGAAATATTGAAAATTTAAAAAATCAGTCAATTGAAAATTTACTGGCTGTAAAAGGAATTGGGGAAAAAGTAGCAGTTGCTGTAAATACTTTCTTAAATGATGAAAATAATTGGAAAATTATTACCGATTTACAAAATATCGGATTACAGTTTGTCATCGATGAAACTAATTTAGAAAAAATAGCAGATAATCCTATAAAAGACAAAAACTTCCTTGCGACTGGAAAATTGCAAAAATACAAACGAAACGACATAAAAGATATTATCCTGTCTAAAGGCGGAAATTATCTGTCGGCAGTTTCAAAAAATCTAGATTTTTTAATTGCTGGAGAGAAAGCTGGAAGTAAACTTGAAAAAGCTGAGAAATTAGGAATTCGTGTGCTTACAGAAGAAGACTTTGAAAAAGAATTTTTGGAAATATAA
- a CDS encoding M13-type metalloendopeptidase — MKKLVIISLFLASISLIYAENTEKENNNVPKSDISPLKLEKIKEKGENVSNVDTKTTGDINPPTNTPKTAGGINPPTNTPKTAGGINPPTNTPKTAGGINPPTNTPKTAGGINPPTNTPETTEDTNSPINTTKKNLRAYERRSDFWDFYERKQSELLKENDKDLFTNTSKNVDAQGDFYTYVNEKWEKSTTIPSTKPAWSSFYELNEKNQDFLRNLIKELKEKPEKSLTADEQKVITLYDGYYDVEKRNEEGLEPLKKDLDKINAIQNINDLKKYNIEVTKIGNSEFYGWGIGTDLNNSKKNAIYLGSAGIGLSRDYFQKDTKENKDILDEYTKYVSDMLKYLGETDTLEKAEKIVAFEKDIAGTLLTNEERHDVAKYNNPVKVSELGKLSKNVNLADYLKQLNVKTDTVIISELNYYKNLDKFVNNENIDIIKDYMKYNLIKSAASVLSDDLGERSYEFYGKYLSGQKERETLEKRALDFTDGVLGEIIGKIYVQRNFSPEAKKNAQQMVEYIKRAMKNRIEKLDWMTTATKKKALEKLAKVNVKIGYPDKWKDYSKMVISSNDTLYDQMKNISEWEYNEEFKKIGKLVDKAEWHMYPHTINAYYSPTGNEIVFPAGILQFPFYDFNKSEVASNFGAIGTIIGHELTHAFDVSGASYDGDGNVKNWWTDQDKKNFDEVTKKLENQFSSYTVDGGIHLNGKYTLTENIADLGGVNIAYDALQLYLRDHPNATKVYPNISSKVFFLNYARMWRQKSTPEFLRNLAKSDSHSPNYFRVNGVLQNVDAFHKIFETIPGDGMYKAPEDRIKIW, encoded by the coding sequence ATGAAAAAATTAGTTATAATTTCGCTATTTTTGGCGAGTATTAGTTTAATTTATGCAGAAAATACAGAAAAGGAAAACAATAATGTTCCTAAATCAGATATATCACCATTAAAACTGGAGAAAATAAAAGAAAAAGGAGAAAATGTTTCAAATGTAGATACAAAAACGACAGGAGATATAAATCCACCAACAAATACGCCAAAAACGGCAGGAGGTATAAATCCACCAACAAATACGCCAAAAACGGCAGGAGGTATAAATCCACCAACAAATACGCCAAAAACGGCAGGAGGTATAAATCCACCAACAAATACACCCAAAACGGCAGGAGGTATAAATCCACCAACAAATACACCCGAAACAACAGAAGATACAAATTCTCCAATAAATACAACGAAAAAAAATCTAAGAGCTTATGAAAGACGTTCAGATTTCTGGGATTTTTATGAAAGAAAGCAATCGGAGCTTTTAAAGGAAAATGATAAGGACTTATTTACTAATACAAGCAAAAATGTTGATGCACAAGGAGATTTTTATACATATGTAAATGAAAAATGGGAAAAAAGTACAACAATTCCTAGCACTAAGCCGGCTTGGAGTTCTTTTTATGAACTGAACGAAAAAAATCAGGATTTTTTGCGTAATTTAATAAAGGAATTGAAGGAAAAACCTGAAAAATCATTAACTGCTGATGAACAAAAAGTCATAACTCTTTATGACGGTTATTATGATGTGGAGAAAAGAAATGAAGAAGGGCTGGAACCTTTAAAAAAGGATTTGGATAAAATTAATGCAATACAAAATATTAATGATTTGAAAAAATATAATATAGAAGTAACAAAAATTGGAAATTCTGAATTTTATGGATGGGGAATAGGAACTGACTTAAATAATTCCAAGAAGAATGCAATATATTTAGGAAGTGCTGGAATTGGGTTATCAAGAGATTATTTTCAAAAGGATACTAAAGAAAATAAAGATATATTAGACGAATATACAAAATATGTAAGCGATATGTTAAAATATTTAGGTGAAACAGATACACTTGAAAAAGCCGAAAAAATAGTTGCATTTGAAAAAGATATTGCAGGAACTTTATTAACAAATGAAGAGCGTCATGATGTAGCTAAATATAATAATCCCGTAAAGGTAAGTGAACTAGGGAAATTATCTAAAAATGTTAATTTAGCTGACTATTTAAAACAGCTAAATGTAAAAACTGATACGGTAATTATATCAGAGTTAAACTATTATAAAAATTTAGATAAATTTGTAAATAATGAAAATATTGATATAATTAAGGACTATATGAAGTATAATTTGATAAAATCTGCCGCTAGTGTTTTAAGTGATGATTTAGGAGAAAGAAGCTATGAATTTTATGGAAAATATTTAAGTGGTCAAAAAGAAAGAGAAACACTTGAAAAAAGAGCGCTTGATTTTACAGATGGAGTTTTAGGAGAAATAATAGGAAAAATTTATGTTCAAAGAAATTTTTCACCTGAAGCTAAAAAGAATGCACAGCAAATGGTTGAGTATATAAAAAGGGCAATGAAAAATAGAATTGAAAAGTTAGACTGGATGACTACTGCAACTAAGAAAAAAGCACTTGAAAAACTGGCAAAAGTAAATGTAAAAATTGGATATCCTGATAAATGGAAAGATTACAGCAAGATGGTAATTTCAAGCAATGATACGCTTTATGATCAAATGAAGAATATCAGTGAATGGGAATATAATGAAGAATTTAAGAAAATAGGAAAACTTGTGGACAAAGCAGAATGGCATATGTATCCGCATACAATAAATGCCTATTATTCTCCGACAGGAAATGAAATAGTATTTCCAGCTGGAATTTTACAATTCCCTTTCTATGATTTTAATAAATCGGAAGTAGCAAGCAATTTTGGAGCTATAGGAACAATTATTGGTCATGAGCTTACACATGCATTTGATGTGTCAGGTGCTTCATATGATGGAGATGGGAATGTAAAAAATTGGTGGACAGATCAAGATAAAAAGAATTTTGATGAAGTTACTAAGAAATTAGAAAATCAATTTTCAAGTTATACAGTTGATGGTGGAATACATCTTAATGGAAAATATACTTTAACAGAAAATATCGCTGATCTGGGAGGAGTAAATATCGCTTATGATGCATTACAACTTTATTTACGGGACCATCCAAATGCTACAAAAGTATATCCAAATATATCAAGTAAAGTATTTTTCTTAAACTATGCAAGAATGTGGCGACAAAAATCGACTCCAGAATTTTTAAGAAATTTAGCAAAATCTGATTCTCATTCGCCAAATTATTTCCGTGTAAATGGAGTATTGCAAAATGTAGATGCATTCCACAAAATATTTGAAACAATCCCGGGAGATGGAATGTATAAAGCTCCTGAAGACAGAATAAAAATATGGTAA
- a CDS encoding methionine ABC transporter ATP-binding protein — protein sequence MAVNDVNLDVEKGDIYGIMGLSGAGKSTLIRLLNRLEEPTSGEIFVKHEIIDKKGERKLGYEDKNILDFNMKMLREYRKKTGMIFQHFNLLNSRNVADNVAFPLEISGWKKRDIAKRVDELLEIVGLLDKKNNYPEQLSGGQKQRVAIARALANNPQLLLSDEATSALDPRTTNSILELLKDINKKFGITIILITHQMEVIKKICNKAAIMSDGKIIEKGETKEIFLNPKTELAKEFVANISHEEFRTEEEIKHREENSGKLRLRLKYNEEQVNEAYITQIIRKYDVEVNILGGFVDKVGDIIVGNLLIEISVNEEKSKEIIEWLNENKIDSEVL from the coding sequence ATGGCTGTAAATGATGTGAACCTTGATGTTGAAAAAGGGGACATTTATGGAATTATGGGGCTTAGTGGAGCTGGGAAGTCCACACTTATTAGACTTCTTAATAGATTGGAAGAACCTACTTCTGGAGAAATTTTTGTAAAGCACGAAATTATTGATAAAAAAGGCGAAAGAAAACTTGGATATGAAGATAAAAACATTTTGGATTTTAATATGAAAATGCTGCGGGAATATCGAAAAAAGACAGGGATGATTTTTCAGCATTTTAATTTGCTAAATTCCAGAAATGTTGCGGACAATGTGGCTTTTCCACTGGAAATTTCAGGATGGAAAAAAAGAGATATTGCGAAAAGAGTTGATGAACTTCTTGAAATTGTAGGTCTTTTGGATAAAAAGAATAATTATCCCGAACAGTTGTCAGGAGGGCAAAAACAGAGAGTCGCAATAGCACGGGCATTGGCAAACAATCCGCAGCTATTACTGTCTGATGAGGCAACTTCCGCACTTGATCCGAGAACTACTAATTCTATTTTAGAATTATTGAAAGATATAAATAAAAAATTTGGAATAACGATTATATTAATTACTCACCAGATGGAAGTTATAAAGAAAATCTGTAATAAAGCAGCAATTATGTCAGATGGGAAAATTATAGAAAAAGGAGAAACAAAAGAAATTTTCTTAAATCCTAAAACAGAATTAGCAAAAGAATTTGTAGCAAATATTTCACACGAAGAATTTAGAACCGAAGAAGAAATAAAGCATCGTGAAGAAAATAGCGGCAAATTAAGGCTAAGATTGAAGTATAATGAAGAACAGGTAAATGAAGCTTATATTACTCAAATTATCCGTAAATACGATGTTGAAGTAAATATTTTGGGTGGGTTTGTTGACAAAGTGGGAGATATTATTGTAGGAAATCTGCTAATAGAAATTTCTGTAAATGAAGAAAAATCTAAAGAAATTATTGAATGGTTAAATGAAAATAAAATAGATTCGGAGGTGTTATAA
- a CDS encoding amino acid ABC transporter permease, with translation MGKWLPIFIELVKTLPNIAVLYIFTLLFSIPLGILGALAYTGKNKIVKFIISVYTWIFRGTPLMLQLMVVYYGIPLMNFGGYKIVLEPYAAATITFIINYAAYLVEIMRSGIESIDKGQHEAAKVLGYSYWQKIIYIILPQAIRRVLPTLGNEAITLIKDTSLVYVLAVTEVMKRTKELANIYYNVTPYICAIIIYLVLSFAVDRLFKGIEKRNKIRI, from the coding sequence ATGGGTAAGTGGTTACCAATATTTATAGAACTGGTAAAAACTTTACCAAATATAGCAGTACTGTATATATTTACACTTTTATTTTCTATCCCGTTAGGAATTTTAGGAGCGTTGGCATATACAGGAAAAAATAAAATAGTAAAATTTATTATTTCAGTTTATACATGGATTTTTCGTGGAACTCCATTAATGCTGCAATTAATGGTTGTTTATTATGGAATACCGTTAATGAATTTTGGCGGCTATAAAATAGTTCTTGAACCATATGCAGCAGCTACAATTACATTTATCATAAATTACGCAGCATATCTTGTAGAAATTATGAGAAGTGGAATTGAAAGCATTGACAAGGGACAGCATGAAGCTGCAAAAGTACTTGGCTACAGTTATTGGCAAAAAATAATATACATTATTTTACCGCAGGCAATAAGAAGAGTGCTGCCAACATTGGGAAATGAGGCGATTACGCTTATAAAGGATACTTCCCTTGTATATGTTCTTGCCGTGACAGAAGTAATGAAACGTACAAAGGAACTGGCAAATATTTATTACAACGTTACTCCATACATTTGTGCAATTATTATTTATCTGGTTCTAAGTTTTGCTGTTGACAGACTATTTAAGGGTATTGAAAAAAGGAATAAAATTAGAATTTAA
- a CDS encoding amino acid ABC transporter substrate-binding protein produces MKKMLLLMILALSVFMCSIQKEEKKGEKNADGIPKKIVVGLDDSFVPMGFKNEKGEIVGFDIDLARAVAQKLGVEVEFKPINWDSKILDLNGGNIDLIWNGLTITEERKKETEMTKPYFTSHQLIVVKTGSSLNAKVNLVGKNVGSQTESSGEEAVKKSGDDKKFKEFKTYAQYDQAFMDLDAGRVDAIIADEVLAKYTKKTKETQAKKELYKILNDNYGEEEYGIAAKKGNTKLVEAINKAIEELKADGTYQKIYSKWFKD; encoded by the coding sequence ATGAAAAAAATGTTATTATTAATGATTCTAGCGTTAAGTGTCTTTATGTGCAGTATTCAGAAGGAGGAAAAAAAGGGAGAGAAAAATGCTGATGGGATTCCTAAAAAAATTGTAGTTGGGCTGGATGATTCGTTTGTTCCGATGGGGTTTAAGAATGAAAAAGGAGAGATTGTAGGGTTTGATATTGATTTGGCTAGAGCTGTTGCTCAAAAATTAGGTGTTGAAGTTGAATTTAAGCCAATAAATTGGGATTCTAAAATATTGGATTTGAATGGTGGGAATATTGATTTGATTTGGAATGGTCTTACTATAACTGAAGAAAGAAAAAAAGAAACTGAAATGACAAAACCTTATTTTACAAGTCATCAACTTATAGTAGTTAAGACAGGATCAAGTCTTAATGCAAAAGTTAATTTAGTAGGGAAAAATGTTGGAAGTCAAACTGAAAGCAGTGGAGAAGAAGCTGTTAAAAAATCAGGAGATGACAAGAAATTCAAGGAATTTAAAACTTATGCTCAATATGATCAGGCATTTATGGATCTTGACGCAGGGAGAGTCGACGCAATTATAGCTGATGAAGTATTAGCAAAATATACTAAAAAAACAAAAGAAACTCAGGCTAAAAAAGAACTGTATAAAATCTTGAATGATAATTATGGCGAAGAAGAATATGGGATTGCAGCCAAAAAAGGGAATACAAAATTAGTTGAAGCTATAAATAAAGCTATTGAGGAATTGAAGGCGGACGGGACATATCAAAAAATTTACTCAAAATGGTTTAAAGATTAA
- a CDS encoding MetQ/NlpA family ABC transporter substrate-binding protein, producing MKKILLVLMTALFLVACGGNSNDVAKNSKKLRVAATPIPAGEILNLVKDDLKKEGIDMEVVEFNDYVQPNKVLQSKEVDANLFQHTPYMENFGKKNGFEMIAVGKVYLPTLALYSKKIKNINELKNGDTILVPNDPTNLARSLILLDKAGIIKLKDNQNVDATLKDIVSNPKNIKFEELSAEQLPPRLPEVAASIVNSSFALNAGLSYKKDGLLKEDKDSPYANVLATLKGNENDPRIQKLLKALQSEKVKKYMEEKYKDVIVPVF from the coding sequence ATGAAAAAAATTTTATTAGTATTGATGACAGCATTGTTTTTAGTAGCTTGTGGTGGAAATTCAAATGATGTTGCTAAAAATTCTAAAAAGTTGAGAGTTGCAGCTACACCAATTCCTGCTGGAGAAATTTTGAATTTAGTAAAGGATGATCTGAAAAAGGAAGGAATTGATATGGAAGTTGTTGAATTTAATGACTATGTTCAGCCAAATAAAGTTCTGCAGTCAAAAGAAGTTGATGCAAACTTATTTCAGCATACTCCATATATGGAAAATTTTGGTAAAAAGAATGGATTTGAAATGATAGCAGTTGGAAAAGTGTATTTACCGACGCTTGCACTTTATTCTAAAAAAATTAAGAATATTAATGAATTAAAAAATGGAGATACAATTTTAGTGCCAAATGATCCGACAAATTTAGCACGCTCATTAATTTTACTTGATAAAGCTGGAATTATAAAATTAAAAGATAATCAAAACGTAGATGCAACATTAAAGGACATTGTCAGTAATCCAAAGAATATAAAATTTGAAGAATTATCTGCAGAACAGCTGCCACCAAGACTTCCAGAAGTTGCAGCGTCAATTGTAAACAGCAGTTTTGCGTTAAATGCAGGTTTATCTTATAAAAAAGATGGACTTTTGAAGGAAGATAAGGATTCACCTTATGCAAATGTGCTTGCAACTTTAAAAGGAAATGAAAATGATCCTAGAATACAGAAATTATTAAAAGCATTGCAAAGTGAAAAAGTTAAAAAATATATGGAAGAAAAATATAAGGATGTAATAGTTCCTGTATTTTAG
- a CDS encoding DUF1858 domain-containing protein produces MAEKITKDMNIMEAVEKYPIIAQVLMRYGLGCVGCIISSAETLGEGIAVHGLNPDIIIEEVNMILEKQEEQEK; encoded by the coding sequence ATGGCAGAAAAAATAACTAAAGATATGAATATAATGGAAGCAGTGGAAAAATATCCAATTATTGCACAAGTACTTATGAGATATGGACTTGGATGTGTGGGATGTATTATTTCAAGTGCTGAAACTTTGGGAGAAGGAATTGCTGTTCATGGGTTGAATCCTGACATAATAATTGAAGAAGTAAATATGATTTTGGAAAAACAGGAAGAACAGGAAAAATAA